The following is a genomic window from Pseudomonas purpurea.
GTCAGGCCGTTGGCATCGAGTTTGGCCTTGATGTCGGCGGAGCTGAAATCATAGGGGAACAGGTATTCGACACCACTGAAGCCGGCCTTGGCGGCCGCTTCGAAGCGGGCAAGAAAATCCTGTTCGGTGAACAGCATGGACAGGTTGGCTGCGAAACGCGGCATGGTGGTCTCCTAAAACAAATTGGCTGACACAACGCGATCAGTCCCCTCTCCTGGGGGAGAGGGTTAGGGGGAGGGGGAATCAGGGTTGGCCCCGAATTCCCCGAACGGCACAAAACCGTTCCCTCACCCCAGCCCTCTCCCAGAGGGAGAGGGGGCTGAAAGCCAAATCAGTCGAGCAACGAAATCGCCGTCGGCGCATCGTTGCCGACCAGCGCCAGGTCTTCGAATTCGTTGACGGCGTTGATCTCGGTGCCCATGGAAATATTGGTCACGCGCTCCAGGATAATCTCGACGATCACCGGCACCTTGAACTCTTGAATCAGCGCTTCGGCCTTGCGCAGGGCAGGGGCGATGTCAGCCGGTTCGAACACGCGCAGTGCCTTGCAGCCCAGGCCTTCGGCAACCGCCACGTGGTCAACCCCGTAACCGTTGAGCTCCGGTGCATTGAGGTTGTCGAAGGACAGCTGCACGCAGTAATCCATCTCGAAACCGCGCTGCGCCTGACGGATCAGACCCAGGTACGAGTTGTTCACCACGACGTGGATGTACGGCAGCTTGAACTGCGCGCCCACCGCCAGTTCTTCGATCATGAACTGGAAGTCGTAGTCGCCTGACAGTGCCACAACCTTACGCGAGGGGTCAGCCTTGACCACGCCCAGCGCGGCCGGAATGGTCCAGCCCAAAGGGCCTGCCTGACCGCAGTTGATCCAGTGGCGCGGTTTGTAGACGTGCAGGAACTGCGCGCCGGCAATCTGCGACAGGCCGATGGTGCTGACGTAGCAAGTGTCTTTGCCGAACACCTGGTTCATTTCTTCATACACGCGCTGTGGCTTGACCGGCACGTTGTCGAAGTGAGTCTTGCGGTGCAGGCTGGCTTTGCGCTGCTGGCAGTCTTTGAGCCAGGCGCTGCGGTCTTTCAGCTTGCCGGCGGCTTTCCATTCGCGGGCCACCTCGATGAACACTTTGAGTGCCGCGCCTGCGTCGGACACGATGCCTTGGTCCGGTGTGAACACGCGGCCGATCTGGGTGGGTTCGATGTCGACGTGAATGAACTTGCGGCCTTCGGTGTACACCTCGACCGAGCCGGTGTGACGGTTGGCCCAGCGGTTACCGACGCCCAGCACCACGTCGGATTTGAGCATCGTCGCGTTGCCGTAGCGGTGGGACGTCTGCAAGCCAACCATGCCGACCATCAGCGGGTGATCGTCCGGGATGGTGCCCCAGCCCATCAGGGTCGGGATTACCGGGATGCCAGTCAACTCGGCAAACTCCACCAGCAGGTCGCTGGCATCGGCATTGATGATGCCGCCACCGGCCACCAGCAATGGGCGCTCCGCCTGATCGAGCAGGGCCAGGGCTTTTTCGACTTGCTTGCGGGTGGCCGCAGGTTTGGCCAGCGGCAGCGGTTCGTAGGCGTCGATGTCGAATTCGATTTCGGCCATTTGCACGTCGAACGGCAGGTCGATCAGCACCGGGCCTGGACGACCGGAGCGCATTTCATAGAAAGCTTTCTGGAAGGCGTAAGGCACCTGGCCCGGCTCCAGAACAGTGGTCGCCCATTTGGTCACGGGCTTGACGATGCTGGTGATGTCGACGGCCTGGAAGTCTTCCTTGTGCATGCGGGCGCGGGGTGCTTGCCCGGTGATGCAGAGGATCGGGATCGAGTCGGCCGAGGCGCTGTAGAGCCCGGTGACCATGTCGGTGCCGGCAGGGCCGGAGGTGCCGATGCACACGCCGATGTTGCCGGCCTTGGTGCGGGTGTAGCCCTCGGCCATGTGCGAGGCGCCTTCAACGTGGCGAGCGAGGACGTGATCGATGCCGCCGACCTTTTGCAGGGCGGAGTACAGCGGGTTGATCGCGGCACCGGGGATGCCAAAAGCGGTATCGACCCCTTCGCGGCGCATCACCAGAACGGCGGCTTCGATTGCTCTCATTTTGCTCATTATTTTGTGCCTCTTACGTTTTGTAATTGTATACAAGCGGCTGTTGTGCGGAGTGTATTCATGCGCAATGGCGCAGGTCAATCCATTTTCTTACGTCGCTGCTTCATTCGTCGGAAGCCTGAAATGCTGTGGCTTTTCGTCGCATTAGGCACTTTGGTGGAAATATTGTATACAAAAAGATATTTCATTGTGTTCTATTTGTTGTATCGGTCTTCTCAACGAAAAGACCCAAAAGGCTTTCCCATCACACAATAAGGACGGCACCCATGAGCGCTTTAACCTTGAAAGTCGCAGTCAGCCTGACCGGTCGGGCCATCGTTGCGGGGCGCAAGATCGCCGCGGCACCGCTGACTGTTGCAGTACTGGATGCGGGCGGGCATTTGTTGAGCCTGCAACGCGAAGACGGCGCGAGTTTGCTGCGTCCGCAGATCGCCATCGGCAAGGCCTGGGGCGCGATTGCGCTGGGCAAGGGCTCGCGGTTGCTGGCACTGGACGCGCAACAGCGTCCGGCGTTTATCGCGGCGTTGAACAGCCTGGGGCAGGGCAGCGTGGTGCCCGCACCGGGCGGGGTGTTGATCCGGGATCAGGACGGGGTCGTGCTGGGCGCCATCGGCATCAGCGGCGATACCTCGGACATTGACGAGCAATGTGCAATCAGCGCGATAGAAGCGCAGGGGTTGCAGGCGGATGCGGGTGTCAGTGCTTGATGTGCGTTGACTGACCTACCGTCTTCGTCGGATCACCGCCCGGAGCAGGCCCGCTCACACACTGGATCTGTGAACACAGGAGATCCAATGTGGGAGCGAGCTTGCTCGCGATGACCATTTACCAGACACATCCAGCTATAAGTCTGTACCGCGACCTGGCATTCAGAGGTCTAGCCTTTTCATGAGTTCATCATAAGAGAGGCAAGAAATGCCGGATCTATCCGCTTCACATCGCCTGCGCACCGGTCGCTATGCTGAACAGAGTCGAATTTATCTCCTGACCACCAATACCCTCAACCGAGAACGGGCTTTTGAAGATTTCGCCTCGGGTAGATTGATCGTTGATCAATTTCGAAGTGCGCAGGATCAACGCTGGGCGAACTCATTGGCTTGGGTCGTCATGCCGGATCACTTTCACTGGTTGATCGAGTTGCAGCACGGTTCATTAAGTGAACTGATGCAAAAAACCAAATCATTGAGTGCGCGAGTGGTGAACATGGCTACCGGTCGCAAGGGCCGTCTTTGGCAGCAGGGTTATCACGATCGGGCGTTGCGCCGAGA
Proteins encoded in this region:
- the gcl gene encoding glyoxylate carboligase yields the protein MSKMRAIEAAVLVMRREGVDTAFGIPGAAINPLYSALQKVGGIDHVLARHVEGASHMAEGYTRTKAGNIGVCIGTSGPAGTDMVTGLYSASADSIPILCITGQAPRARMHKEDFQAVDITSIVKPVTKWATTVLEPGQVPYAFQKAFYEMRSGRPGPVLIDLPFDVQMAEIEFDIDAYEPLPLAKPAATRKQVEKALALLDQAERPLLVAGGGIINADASDLLVEFAELTGIPVIPTLMGWGTIPDDHPLMVGMVGLQTSHRYGNATMLKSDVVLGVGNRWANRHTGSVEVYTEGRKFIHVDIEPTQIGRVFTPDQGIVSDAGAALKVFIEVAREWKAAGKLKDRSAWLKDCQQRKASLHRKTHFDNVPVKPQRVYEEMNQVFGKDTCYVSTIGLSQIAGAQFLHVYKPRHWINCGQAGPLGWTIPAALGVVKADPSRKVVALSGDYDFQFMIEELAVGAQFKLPYIHVVVNNSYLGLIRQAQRGFEMDYCVQLSFDNLNAPELNGYGVDHVAVAEGLGCKALRVFEPADIAPALRKAEALIQEFKVPVIVEIILERVTNISMGTEINAVNEFEDLALVGNDAPTAISLLD
- a CDS encoding heme-binding protein, producing the protein MSALTLKVAVSLTGRAIVAGRKIAAAPLTVAVLDAGGHLLSLQREDGASLLRPQIAIGKAWGAIALGKGSRLLALDAQQRPAFIAALNSLGQGSVVPAPGGVLIRDQDGVVLGAIGISGDTSDIDEQCAISAIEAQGLQADAGVSA
- a CDS encoding transposase, which gives rise to MPDLSASHRLRTGRYAEQSRIYLLTTNTLNRERAFEDFASGRLIVDQFRSAQDQRWANSLAWVVMPDHFHWLIELQHGSLSELMQKTKSLSARVVNMATGRKGRLWQQGYHDRALRREEDLVGLARYVVANPLRAGLVPRLGDYPLWDAIWV